The following are encoded in a window of Algiphilus aromaticivorans DG1253 genomic DNA:
- the glnL gene encoding nitrogen regulation protein NR(II) encodes MKFSSRPRLKAESVLEGTTTGVLAVDGRLCVGYLNPAAENLFGVSEGHALGEPLHIAVPHFANHMERLREAVAKSSGFIERELEMRRGHDRPVTVDLVVTPSIFNKQNGLVIEATALDRHLRISRDEWLQAQFDAGRQLVRGLAHEIKNPLGGIRGAAQLLEQEFPDSLHREYTQVITREADRLQNLVDRMLGPNRMPVRDHLNVHAMLEHVRHLIEAEAGERLTVERDYDPSIPDIDADREQLVQAALNIARNAMQALEDVPSPTLTLRTRVRRQHTIAGVLHRMAVQIDIEDNGPGIPASLLEKIFYPMVTTRASGSGLGLPISQYLVHGHGGIIECHSRPGCTTFSIYLPLPAS; translated from the coding sequence ATGAAGTTCTCCTCCCGCCCCCGCCTCAAGGCCGAATCGGTGCTCGAAGGCACCACCACCGGCGTGCTGGCCGTGGACGGGCGATTGTGCGTGGGCTATCTCAATCCAGCAGCCGAGAATCTCTTCGGCGTTTCGGAAGGCCACGCCCTCGGCGAGCCCCTGCACATCGCGGTACCGCACTTCGCGAACCATATGGAGCGATTGCGTGAGGCCGTCGCCAAGAGCTCCGGCTTCATCGAGCGTGAGCTGGAGATGCGCCGCGGCCACGACCGCCCGGTGACGGTGGATCTGGTCGTCACGCCCTCAATCTTCAACAAGCAAAACGGGCTCGTCATCGAGGCAACGGCGCTGGATCGGCATTTGCGCATCTCGCGCGATGAATGGCTGCAAGCACAGTTCGACGCCGGTCGCCAGCTTGTGCGCGGCCTCGCGCACGAGATCAAGAACCCTCTCGGCGGCATCCGCGGCGCTGCCCAGCTACTGGAGCAGGAATTCCCCGATTCGCTGCACCGAGAATACACGCAGGTCATCACCCGCGAAGCCGACCGATTGCAAAACCTCGTCGATCGCATGCTCGGCCCCAATCGCATGCCGGTGCGTGACCACCTCAATGTCCACGCCATGCTGGAGCACGTTCGTCATCTCATCGAGGCGGAGGCTGGCGAGCGGCTAACGGTTGAGCGCGACTACGACCCCAGCATCCCCGACATCGATGCCGACCGCGAGCAGCTCGTGCAGGCGGCGCTGAACATCGCACGCAACGCCATGCAGGCCCTGGAAGACGTGCCCTCACCAACGCTGACGCTGCGCACCCGCGTGCGCCGGCAGCACACCATCGCCGGTGTGCTGCATCGCATGGCCGTGCAGATCGACATCGAAGACAACGGTCCAGGTATCCCGGCCTCGCTGCTGGAGAAGATCTTCTATCCAATGGTGACGACGCGCGCCTCGGGTAGCGGTCTCGGCCTGCCCATCTCGCAATATCTGGTGCACGGCCATGGCGGCATCATCGAATGCCATTCGCGGCCGGGCTGCACGACTTTTTCCATCTATCTGCCCCTGCCCGCCTCATGA
- the ntrC gene encoding nitrogen regulation protein NR(I) codes for MNEANALRIWVVDDDESIRWVMERSLGRHGMAVTCFPGAAEMLDALAESTPDVLISDIRMPGVDGLELLSRLHEKDPDLPVIIMTAHSDLDAAVAAYKGGAFEYLAKPFDVDDVAELVQRAAAARSIEPASLELGQVTSLIGEAPAMQDVFRAIGRLSQSQITVLITGETGVGKELVARALHNHSPRSNREFIAVNTAAIPRDLMESEFFGHERGAFTGAQTQRRGRFEQADGGTLFLDEIGDMPMDLQTRLLRVLSDGEFYRVGGTTPVKVDVRVIAATNQELEDAVAEGRFREDLFHRLNVIRVRIPALRERREDVPMLAQHFLVTASRDLHTEPKRLSAAASVAMQQLDWPGNVRQLENICRWLTVMAPGQEIQADDLPPELRQPRRQAAGTEQPTTTQGDAAAAADWPTLLRQWADAELREGHSDLLDEALPAFERTLIEAALASTRGHRIDAAKRLGWGRNTLTRKIKELQLDTHRHE; via the coding sequence ATGAACGAAGCCAATGCGCTGAGAATCTGGGTCGTCGACGACGACGAATCTATCCGCTGGGTCATGGAGCGCTCGCTCGGCAGGCACGGCATGGCTGTGACCTGCTTTCCGGGCGCTGCCGAGATGCTGGACGCGCTGGCCGAGTCGACACCGGACGTGCTGATCAGCGACATCCGCATGCCGGGCGTCGACGGACTGGAGTTGCTGTCGCGCCTGCACGAGAAGGACCCGGATCTGCCGGTCATCATCATGACGGCGCACTCCGATCTGGACGCGGCTGTGGCCGCCTATAAGGGGGGCGCCTTCGAATATCTGGCGAAGCCCTTCGACGTCGACGACGTCGCCGAGTTGGTACAGCGCGCCGCGGCCGCTCGCAGTATCGAACCTGCCTCCCTGGAACTCGGCCAGGTGACTTCGCTGATTGGCGAGGCGCCGGCCATGCAAGACGTCTTCCGCGCCATCGGCCGACTATCGCAGTCACAGATCACCGTACTGATCACTGGCGAGACCGGCGTCGGCAAGGAGCTCGTCGCCCGCGCACTGCACAACCACAGCCCGCGTTCCAACCGCGAGTTTATCGCTGTGAACACCGCCGCCATTCCGCGCGATCTTATGGAGTCGGAGTTCTTCGGCCACGAGCGCGGCGCCTTCACCGGCGCGCAGACGCAGCGCCGCGGCCGCTTCGAGCAGGCCGACGGCGGAACCCTCTTTCTCGATGAAATCGGCGACATGCCGATGGATCTGCAGACGCGGCTGCTGCGCGTGCTTTCCGACGGCGAGTTCTATCGCGTCGGCGGCACCACGCCGGTCAAGGTGGACGTACGCGTCATCGCCGCCACCAATCAGGAGCTCGAGGACGCGGTCGCCGAGGGTCGCTTCCGCGAGGACCTCTTCCACCGCCTCAACGTCATCCGCGTACGCATCCCGGCGCTGCGCGAGCGGCGTGAGGACGTTCCCATGCTCGCGCAGCATTTTCTGGTCACCGCGTCGCGCGATCTACACACCGAGCCCAAGCGCCTCAGCGCGGCCGCCAGCGTCGCGATGCAACAACTCGACTGGCCCGGCAACGTACGCCAGCTAGAAAACATCTGCCGCTGGCTCACTGTCATGGCGCCGGGTCAGGAGATTCAGGCTGACGATCTGCCGCCGGAACTGCGCCAACCGCGACGTCAGGCCGCAGGCACCGAGCAGCCCACGACCACACAGGGCGATGCCGCGGCGGCGGCCGACTGGCCGACGCTGCTGCGACAATGGGCCGACGCCGAGCTGCGCGAGGGACACTCCGACCTGCTCGACGAAGCACTGCCCGCCTTCGAGCGCACCCTCATCGAGGCCGCGCTGGCCAGCACGCGTGGCCACCGCATCGACGCCGCCAAGCGGCTCGGCTGGGGCCGCAACACGCTGACGCGCAAGATCAAAGAGCTACAGCTCGACACGCACCGGCATGAGTGA
- a CDS encoding NAD(P)/FAD-dependent oxidoreductase, with amino-acid sequence MQAEEHSAGNTPSARHVVIVGGGFAGLNAALRFGRAGYRVTLLDKRNFHLFQPLLYQVATGSLTVGDIAYPQRAVLSKLPNVRTLNTTVYDLDPERRIVRHEHGELSYDLLVAATGVKHNYFGNDHWREHAPGLKTAEHAITMRRRIFRAFEQAEMCEDPAEKQRLLSFIVVGGGPTGVELAGALGELTRKTMVRDFRSFSSREARVTLLEGGPDILPVYPEKLRKAARKHLAALGVAVQTSAMVEDVDAQGVRVKRGESSERMEAATVLWGAGVRPSLFGQILAEATAAPRDRGGRIEVAPDCSLPRYPEIFVVGDLAALVDARGKAVPGLAPAAIQQGRYVADVVKRRDVGKPVKPFRYRDWGTMAVIGVNRAVGDLRGFRTSGMLAWFLWAFVHIRALIDGQQRMRVFVNWLWKYVTRQMGDRLITGDPTHTQSLRDARLGRTPPSGEGKSRDAA; translated from the coding sequence ATGCAAGCTGAAGAACACTCTGCCGGAAACACCCCCTCCGCGCGCCACGTCGTCATCGTTGGTGGCGGCTTCGCGGGCCTGAACGCTGCGCTCCGTTTCGGCCGCGCGGGTTATCGGGTGACGTTGCTCGACAAGCGCAACTTCCATCTCTTCCAGCCGCTGCTCTACCAGGTGGCGACTGGTTCGCTGACGGTCGGTGATATCGCCTATCCGCAGCGTGCCGTGTTGAGCAAATTGCCGAATGTGCGCACGCTCAACACCACGGTCTACGACCTTGATCCCGAGCGCCGCATCGTGCGCCACGAGCACGGCGAACTAAGCTACGACCTGTTGGTGGCGGCCACCGGCGTCAAGCACAACTACTTCGGCAACGACCACTGGCGCGAGCATGCCCCGGGTCTGAAGACGGCCGAGCACGCTATCACCATGCGGCGTCGCATCTTCCGCGCCTTCGAGCAGGCGGAAATGTGCGAGGACCCGGCAGAGAAGCAGCGACTGCTCAGTTTCATCGTCGTTGGCGGCGGGCCGACCGGCGTCGAACTGGCGGGTGCGTTGGGCGAGCTGACACGTAAGACGATGGTGCGCGACTTCCGCAGCTTCAGTTCGCGCGAGGCGCGCGTGACGCTTCTGGAGGGAGGGCCGGACATCCTGCCGGTGTACCCCGAGAAGCTGCGCAAAGCGGCGCGCAAGCATCTGGCTGCGCTGGGCGTGGCGGTGCAGACCTCGGCGATGGTCGAGGATGTCGATGCCCAGGGCGTGCGCGTCAAGCGTGGTGAGTCCAGCGAACGCATGGAAGCCGCCACGGTGCTCTGGGGGGCGGGGGTTCGGCCTTCGCTGTTCGGTCAGATACTGGCCGAGGCCACCGCCGCGCCGCGCGATCGCGGAGGGCGCATTGAGGTGGCGCCGGATTGCTCGCTGCCGCGCTATCCGGAGATCTTCGTGGTGGGTGATCTGGCCGCGCTGGTTGATGCGCGCGGCAAGGCCGTTCCTGGTCTGGCACCCGCGGCCATCCAGCAGGGCCGCTACGTGGCGGATGTGGTCAAGCGCCGCGATGTCGGCAAGCCCGTCAAGCCCTTCCGCTACCGCGACTGGGGCACGATGGCCGTCATCGGCGTGAATCGCGCCGTGGGCGATCTGCGCGGCTTTCGCACCAGCGGCATGCTGGCCTGGTTTCTCTGGGCCTTCGTGCACATCCGCGCGCTGATCGATGGTCAGCAACGCATGCGCGTTTTCGTCAACTGGCTCTGGAAGTACGTCACGCGTCAGATGGGGGATCGGCTCATCACCGGCGACCCGACGCATACGCAGAGCCTGCGTGATGCGCGCTTGGGGCGGACGCCGCCGTCCGGTGAGGGCAAGTCTCGCGACGCGGCTTGA
- a CDS encoding EcsC family protein: MSVSSAHECEAHCGFVMPLSDYEAEVLAAIRNWQAQPPGPATRWFGRAAGPASRAVQRAVPESVLRGALQTAQRAAVRGDGEAALLARAGVAELAALRDQPLEVCDRLAGRIQRGGLMLGGAGGAVFGVAGKAGLVLDVPSVLVLALRTIHRVGLCYGERCLQRPDDGLALSVFAVASANSVDEKTQALLGLRAAGLLDGTLDAAWRDGVERAAERELAKEAATYSLNNLARTVGMHLGWRKAASVVPVMGAVVGGSVNAWYIYDVARVARYCFQERWLAAREPDSLRRQPPAMLQTTANDA; the protein is encoded by the coding sequence GTGAGCGTATCATCGGCCCATGAGTGCGAAGCACATTGCGGCTTTGTCATGCCGCTGAGCGACTACGAGGCCGAGGTGCTGGCCGCCATCCGCAACTGGCAGGCGCAGCCGCCGGGGCCGGCGACGCGCTGGTTCGGGCGCGCGGCTGGCCCGGCCAGTCGCGCCGTGCAGCGGGCGGTGCCGGAATCGGTGCTGCGCGGCGCGCTGCAGACCGCGCAGCGCGCGGCGGTGCGCGGCGACGGCGAGGCGGCGCTGCTGGCCCGCGCCGGCGTGGCCGAGCTGGCCGCGTTGCGCGACCAGCCGCTGGAAGTCTGCGACCGCCTCGCCGGCCGCATCCAGCGCGGCGGACTCATGCTGGGCGGAGCCGGCGGCGCGGTCTTCGGTGTGGCCGGCAAGGCCGGCCTGGTGCTAGACGTGCCCAGCGTGCTGGTACTGGCGCTGCGCACCATCCATCGCGTAGGCCTCTGCTACGGCGAGCGCTGCCTGCAGCGCCCCGACGACGGGCTGGCGCTGTCGGTCTTCGCCGTGGCCTCGGCGAACAGCGTCGACGAGAAGACGCAGGCCCTGCTGGGGCTACGCGCCGCCGGTCTGCTCGACGGCACGCTGGACGCGGCCTGGCGCGACGGCGTCGAGCGCGCCGCCGAACGCGAGCTGGCCAAGGAGGCCGCGACCTATAGCCTCAACAATCTCGCACGCACCGTTGGCATGCATCTGGGCTGGCGCAAGGCGGCCTCGGTGGTGCCGGTCATGGGTGCGGTGGTGGGTGGCTCGGTCAACGCCTGGTACATCTACGATGTCGCCCGCGTGGCGCGTTACTGCTTTCAGGAGCGCTGGCTCGCCGCGCGCGAACCCGATTCGCTGCGCCGGCAGCCGCCGGCTATGTTGCAGACGACTGCCAACGACGCCTGA
- a CDS encoding NRDE family protein yields the protein MCLIAVAWQARPDMPLVMAANRDEFHARPTAAAAPWPETPNVFGGRDLSGGGGWLAVNAAARRLAAVTNVRRMVPPDPNAPSRGQLVADFLPAEVGITDYLGQLAPKAERYAGFNLLLWEGETLRFASNHPGFEKQALSPGVHVVSNASLDTPWPKSCRLRDALQAWIDEGIDDTEPLFAALGDRQPAADADLPDTGVGFELEKMLSAPFIVSPGYGTRASTIVVVHASGAIDFTERCFDARGEVIGETRQRV from the coding sequence ATGTGCCTTATCGCCGTCGCCTGGCAGGCCCGCCCCGACATGCCGCTGGTGATGGCCGCCAACCGCGACGAGTTCCACGCCCGCCCGACAGCCGCCGCCGCGCCCTGGCCAGAGACTCCGAATGTCTTCGGCGGACGCGACCTCAGCGGCGGCGGTGGTTGGTTGGCGGTCAACGCCGCCGCCCGGCGGCTGGCGGCCGTCACCAATGTCCGCCGCATGGTGCCGCCGGACCCCAATGCACCATCGCGGGGCCAGCTCGTCGCCGACTTCCTGCCCGCCGAAGTCGGCATCACCGACTATCTGGGGCAGCTCGCGCCCAAGGCCGAGCGCTATGCCGGCTTCAATCTGCTGCTCTGGGAAGGCGAAACGCTGCGCTTCGCCAGCAACCATCCGGGCTTCGAGAAACAGGCGCTGTCGCCCGGCGTGCACGTCGTCTCCAACGCCTCGCTGGACACGCCCTGGCCGAAATCCTGTCGTCTGCGCGATGCCCTGCAGGCCTGGATCGACGAAGGCATCGACGACACCGAACCGCTCTTTGCCGCACTGGGCGACCGCCAGCCGGCCGCCGACGCCGATTTGCCCGACACCGGCGTCGGCTTCGAGCTGGAGAAAATGCTGTCGGCGCCCTTCATCGTCAGCCCCGGCTACGGCACGCGCGCCTCCACAATCGTCGTCGTGCACGCCTCGGGCGCCATCGACTTCACCGAGCGCTGCTTCGATGCCAGGGGCGAAGTCATCGGGGAGACTCGCCAGCGAGTATGA
- a CDS encoding bifunctional transcriptional activator/DNA repair enzyme AdaA, with product MCDSDASYDGIFCFAVRSTGIFCRPSCSARTPKRENLRFFPDAASAAAAGFRACKRCQPERTPSAPPEWIGRLLRHLEERPAPPRAEDLCNAGIAPARARRWFRRYYGMSFRAFCEGHAMSKALDALQKGNSLDHTAAEAGFTSLSGFRDAFKRVFAQPPGAADDLECVRLRWVETPLGPMVAGASDAGVCQLSFLGESDIDAELRGLRDGLGCAVLPGRHPFLDQLQTELETYFAGQLQQFTLPLHQPGTAFQQAVWSALQAIPFGATCSYRDIATAVGRPGATRAVGTTNGRNRIAIVIPCHRVINAGGALGGYGGGLERKRWLLRHEAATASAAASAPAPSTAAAAP from the coding sequence GTGTGCGACTCCGATGCCAGCTACGACGGCATCTTCTGCTTCGCCGTGCGCAGCACCGGCATCTTCTGCCGCCCCTCCTGTTCGGCGCGCACACCGAAGCGAGAGAATCTGCGTTTCTTCCCCGATGCGGCCAGCGCCGCAGCGGCCGGGTTTCGCGCCTGCAAGCGCTGCCAGCCGGAGCGGACGCCGAGCGCGCCGCCCGAATGGATCGGCCGACTCCTGCGGCACCTCGAAGAGCGGCCGGCGCCGCCGCGCGCCGAGGATCTGTGCAACGCCGGCATCGCGCCGGCCCGCGCCCGGCGCTGGTTCCGTCGCTACTACGGCATGAGTTTTCGGGCATTCTGCGAGGGACACGCGATGAGCAAGGCACTGGACGCGCTTCAGAAAGGCAATAGCCTCGACCACACCGCGGCGGAGGCCGGATTCACGTCGCTCAGCGGCTTTCGCGACGCCTTTAAGCGCGTCTTCGCGCAGCCGCCGGGTGCCGCCGACGACCTGGAATGCGTACGCCTGCGCTGGGTCGAGACGCCGCTGGGCCCGATGGTCGCCGGCGCCAGCGACGCCGGGGTCTGCCAGCTCAGCTTCCTCGGCGAATCGGATATCGACGCCGAGCTGCGCGGCCTGCGCGACGGCCTCGGATGTGCCGTGCTTCCGGGGCGGCACCCCTTCCTCGACCAGCTGCAGACCGAGCTGGAAACCTACTTCGCGGGCCAACTGCAGCAGTTCACGCTGCCGCTGCACCAGCCCGGCACGGCCTTCCAGCAGGCAGTCTGGTCAGCGCTGCAGGCCATTCCCTTCGGCGCCACCTGCAGCTACCGCGACATCGCCACGGCCGTCGGCCGGCCGGGGGCGACACGCGCGGTGGGCACGACCAACGGCCGCAACCGCATCGCCATCGTCATTCCCTGCCACCGCGTCATCAACGCCGGCGGCGCCCTCGGCGGTTACGGCGGCGGCCTGGAGCGCAAGCGCTGGCTGCTGCGCCACGAGGCCGCCACCGCCAGCGCCGCGGCCAGCGCCCCCGCGCCCAGCACCGCCGCAGCGGCGCCGTAG
- a CDS encoding MFS transporter — MPLLSRPLTLLLCSTLTVMAAATITPTLSAIAAHFAETPHAEFLTRLVLTLPALIIVLVAPLAGRACDTRGRRPVLLFGLALYVLGGSLGALAPSLELLLASRALLGVGIGCLMTATTTMIADGSRDAEQARLLGLQGAFMAGGGVVFVFAGGLAAEIHWRVAFGIYLLALLLLPAILRLPESRPERSAEDDAARAAPPSRLLRQVGSLCVLAFLGMGLFYLTPVYMPFLLSERFAASSGWVGAAMALFNIAAMVAGTLFGRVRGRVPPLGMVTITAGLLGLGYAVVSHATGVPLFVAGLLLAGFGLGFMIPNLNQWAVNRSEAALRGRALGWMTTAFFLGQFASPLLAQPVAVGLGYGGLYGAAAAVLGAGALAAALAVAASWRSSQRLRSRPPP; from the coding sequence ATGCCCCTGCTTTCCCGGCCGCTGACGCTGCTGTTGTGCAGCACGCTGACGGTGATGGCCGCGGCGACCATCACGCCGACGCTGTCGGCCATCGCCGCGCACTTCGCGGAGACCCCGCACGCCGAGTTCCTGACGCGGCTGGTGCTGACGCTGCCGGCGCTGATCATCGTTCTGGTGGCACCGTTGGCGGGTCGCGCCTGCGATACGCGCGGTCGCCGTCCCGTGCTGCTCTTCGGCCTGGCGCTCTATGTGCTTGGCGGCAGTCTGGGCGCGCTGGCGCCGTCGCTGGAACTGCTGCTCGCCTCGCGCGCATTGCTGGGCGTGGGCATCGGCTGCCTGATGACGGCGACGACGACGATGATCGCGGACGGCAGTCGCGACGCCGAACAGGCGCGCCTGCTCGGCCTGCAGGGCGCCTTCATGGCCGGCGGGGGCGTCGTCTTCGTCTTCGCCGGCGGGCTGGCGGCCGAGATCCACTGGCGCGTCGCCTTCGGCATCTATCTGCTGGCGCTGTTGCTGTTGCCGGCCATCCTGCGCCTGCCGGAAAGCCGTCCCGAGCGCAGCGCCGAAGACGACGCGGCGCGGGCGGCGCCGCCGAGCCGCTTGCTGCGCCAGGTCGGCAGCCTCTGCGTGCTGGCCTTTCTCGGCATGGGGCTGTTCTATCTGACGCCGGTCTACATGCCCTTCCTGCTCAGCGAGCGTTTCGCCGCCAGCAGCGGCTGGGTGGGTGCCGCGATGGCGCTGTTCAATATTGCGGCCATGGTCGCGGGTACGCTCTTCGGCCGCGTGCGCGGCCGCGTGCCGCCACTGGGCATGGTGACGATCACGGCGGGGCTGCTCGGACTGGGCTACGCCGTGGTCAGCCACGCCACGGGCGTGCCGCTCTTCGTGGCGGGCCTGCTGCTGGCCGGCTTCGGCCTCGGCTTCATGATCCCGAATCTCAACCAGTGGGCCGTCAACCGCAGCGAAGCCGCGCTGCGCGGGCGCGCGCTGGGCTGGATGACGACGGCCTTCTTTCTCGGCCAGTTCGCCTCGCCACTGCTGGCGCAGCCGGTGGCCGTCGGCCTCGGCTATGGCGGGCTCTACGGCGCCGCTGCGGCGGTGCTGGGCGCGGGGGCGCTGGCCGCGGCGCTGGCGGTGGCGGCCTCGTGGCGCAGCAGCCAGCGCTTGCGCTCCAGGCCGCCGCCGTAA
- a CDS encoding SDR family oxidoreductase — MSEPSPVAFVTGSARRIGAEIARRLHRDGWHVVLHCRGNRAEAEALRDDLLAARADSAELVVADFAQAGAAATAVREAAGVWGRLDALVNNASSYKATPLTDLRPEQTEDLLASNLKAPLEAAQAFAKQAGAAAIVNIIDTLVRHVRPGYAPYFAAKSGLWTLTEALALELAPAIRVNGVAPGHILWATNSSLDEAEQAAERGRIPLQRLGTPEAIASAVAYLLSAEADYVTGAVLPVDGGLRLA, encoded by the coding sequence ATGTCCGAGCCGTCTCCCGTCGCCTTCGTCACCGGTAGTGCGCGCCGCATCGGCGCGGAAATCGCGCGCAGGCTGCACCGGGACGGCTGGCACGTCGTACTGCACTGCCGGGGCAACCGCGCCGAGGCCGAGGCGCTGCGCGACGATCTGCTGGCCGCGCGCGCCGACAGCGCGGAGCTGGTGGTCGCCGACTTCGCACAGGCCGGGGCGGCGGCCACAGCGGTGCGCGAGGCGGCCGGCGTCTGGGGTCGGCTGGACGCGCTGGTCAACAACGCCTCCAGCTACAAGGCCACCCCGCTGACCGATCTGCGTCCGGAGCAGACCGAGGATCTGCTCGCCTCGAACCTGAAGGCGCCGCTGGAAGCCGCGCAGGCCTTCGCGAAGCAGGCCGGCGCGGCGGCCATCGTCAACATCATCGATACGCTGGTGCGCCACGTGCGGCCAGGCTACGCCCCTTACTTCGCGGCCAAGAGCGGTCTGTGGACGCTGACCGAGGCGCTGGCGCTGGAGTTGGCACCCGCGATCCGCGTCAACGGCGTGGCGCCCGGGCACATCCTATGGGCGACCAACAGCAGTCTCGACGAGGCCGAGCAGGCCGCCGAGCGCGGGCGCATCCCCCTGCAGCGGCTGGGCACGCCGGAGGCCATCGCGTCGGCGGTGGCCTACCTGCTGTCGGCGGAGGCCGATTACGTCACCGGCGCGGTGCTGCCCGTCGACGGCGGGCTCCGGCTGGCCTGA
- a CDS encoding multifunctional CCA addition/repair protein, giving the protein MQRYLVGGAVRDRLLGLEPHEHDWVVVGATQKEMEALGYRPVGRDFPVFLHPDTAEEHALARTERKSGRGYRGFVVDADPKVTLEEDLARRDLTVNAMAEADDGTLIDPHGGRADLEARVLRHVSEAFVEDPLRVLRVARFASRLAPLGFTVAPETMALMQRIVAADEMSALAPERVWTETERALMQAQPSVYIQVLREAGALAELFPEIDALYGVPQRAEYHPEIDTGAHLQLCLDIAARDGLPLAARVAVLLHDLGKGVTPADVLPGHRGHEEAGLPLIEAFCQRLRVPKAQRELALAVCREHIRVHRASELRPGTLLALIEALRGLRDEAFFEQALAACAADARGRTGFENDAYPSADHLRAARALVAPIRAADVVPEGMRGPEVGERLRAAREQRLAQWLQGDAAAT; this is encoded by the coding sequence ATGCAGCGTTATCTCGTTGGTGGCGCGGTGCGCGATCGCCTGCTCGGCTTAGAGCCGCACGAGCACGATTGGGTGGTCGTGGGCGCCACCCAGAAGGAGATGGAGGCGCTGGGCTATCGACCGGTCGGCCGCGACTTTCCGGTCTTCCTGCACCCCGACACGGCCGAGGAGCACGCGCTGGCGCGCACCGAGCGCAAGTCCGGGCGCGGCTATCGCGGCTTCGTGGTGGACGCCGACCCCAAGGTGACACTGGAGGAGGACCTGGCGCGGCGCGACCTCACCGTCAACGCCATGGCGGAGGCCGACGACGGCACGCTGATCGACCCCCATGGCGGCCGCGCCGATCTGGAGGCGCGCGTGCTGCGGCATGTCTCGGAGGCCTTCGTCGAGGATCCGCTGCGCGTGCTGCGCGTGGCGCGCTTCGCCAGTCGGTTGGCGCCGCTGGGCTTCACGGTGGCGCCGGAGACGATGGCGCTGATGCAGCGCATCGTCGCCGCCGACGAGATGAGCGCGCTCGCCCCGGAGCGCGTCTGGACCGAGACCGAGCGCGCGCTGATGCAGGCGCAGCCGTCGGTCTATATCCAGGTCCTGCGCGAAGCCGGCGCGCTGGCGGAACTCTTCCCGGAGATCGACGCGCTGTACGGGGTGCCGCAGCGCGCGGAATATCATCCCGAGATCGACACCGGCGCGCATCTGCAGCTTTGTCTGGATATTGCGGCCCGCGACGGACTGCCGCTGGCCGCGCGCGTGGCCGTGCTGTTGCACGATCTCGGCAAGGGCGTGACGCCGGCCGATGTCCTGCCCGGGCATCGCGGGCACGAGGAAGCCGGGCTGCCGCTGATCGAGGCCTTCTGCCAACGCCTGCGTGTACCCAAGGCGCAGCGCGAGCTGGCGCTGGCGGTATGTCGCGAGCACATCCGCGTGCATCGCGCTTCGGAACTGCGCCCTGGCACGTTGCTGGCGCTCATCGAGGCGCTGCGCGGGCTGCGCGACGAGGCCTTCTTCGAGCAGGCGCTGGCCGCCTGCGCGGCGGACGCGCGTGGCAGAACGGGCTTCGAGAACGATGCCTACCCGTCGGCCGATCACCTGCGCGCGGCGCGTGCGCTGGTCGCGCCCATCCGCGCGGCCGACGTCGTGCCCGAGGGAATGCGGGGTCCGGAGGTCGGCGAGCGGCTGCGCGCCGCCCGCGAGCAGCGCCTGGCGCAGTGGCTGCAGGGCGACGCCGCGGCGACATAG